From Vanrija pseudolonga chromosome 1, complete sequence, a single genomic window includes:
- the ASNSD1_1 gene encoding Asparagine synthetase domain-containing protein 1 has product MDISLAYPLYFASRGHGIIKQSDGTETLHVVTSKVYISGLGADEQLGGYSRHRRAFERAAWTGLHEEIQMDLDRIPLRNLSRDDRVISSHARDARYPYLDLGFIKYVSSLPMWQKCNFALGPGHGDKLLIRLAAEQCGLSLTSHRVKRAMQFGTKSAKLQESRPRGFNAGAQVIQEGT; this is encoded by the exons ATGGACATT TCGTTGGCGTACCCGCTCTATTTTGCATCGAGGGGGCACGGCATCATCAAACAATCAGACGGCACCGAGACGCTGCACGTCGTCACCTCAAAGGTCTACATAtctggcctcggcgccgacga ACAGCTTGGCGGCTACTCTCGCCACCGACGAGCCTTCGAACGCGCTGCTTGGACCGGCCTTCATGAAGAG ATCCAGATGGATCTTGATCGCATCCCCCTCCGTAACCTCTCCCGAGATGATCGTGTCATCTCGTCCCACGCCCGAGACGCCAGGTATCCTTACCTTGACCTTGGGTTCATCAAGTATGTCTCATCGTTGCCCATGTGGCAAAAGTGCAACTTCGCCCTCGGACCTGGACACGGTGACAAGCTCCTTATTCGGCTTGCGGCGGAACAGTGTGGCCTGTCCCTCACCAGTCACCGCGTCAAGCGAGCAATGCAGTTTGGTACCAAGAGTGCCAAGCTGCAGGAGTCACGACCCCGAGGCTTCAATGCCGGAGCACAGGTTATCCAGGAAGGGACATAA
- the ASNSD1_0 gene encoding Asparagine synthetase domain-containing protein 1: MVGQTVIGGGRFQLFVAFMTFPHFSQRPPQFIDTLPHRGAMCGLTLTISSLAQSAEPSNAALVRSLHAANSARGPNSQGLYTRRLDTPAGDVLVSLSASVLGLRGEGVTAQPLVGKRGVLGWNGQVFDGLDIGPRDNDTRAIFEKLEAGESPAEVLQEIEGPFAFIYLSFETNVVHFALDPLSRRSLLIHVPEPGSSCQTLILTSSRSAEGRRQGVPMRALNGGEGGSVDLSKLSRGDCVGIDFEQAVHLVSQPVRTTCLDWESVRLTKQHRVATVNTSEAPSTSLGAEPALAECNTFVKNLLGSVRRRVENIPPPLPGTSTARVALLFSGGVDCTLLASLVHQCVPIDEPIELINVAFEGPQKEVHRSARQQPPKIATYNVPDRVSGREAVMELQASCPGRHFQFVEVNVTIEESRSHRQSIVDVMYPSNTGV, encoded by the exons ATGGTCGGCCAAACCGTCATAGGTGGAGGTCGATTCCAGCTTTTCGTTGCATTTATGACGTTTCCACATTTCAGCCAACGACCTCCGCAGTTCATTGATACCCTCCCACACCGCGGCGCCATGTGCGGGCTCACTCTCACAATATCTAGTCTGGCACAATCAGCTGAGCCAAGCAACGCCGCTCTTGTTCGTTCACTGCACGCTGCCAACAGTGCACGAGGTCCAAACAGTCAAGGGCTGTATACGAGGCGCTTGGATACCCCGGCCGGCGACGTTTTGGTATCCCTCTCCGCcagcgtgctcggcctgcgcggAGAAGGCGTGACGGCTCAGCCTCTGGTTGGCAAGCGAGGAGTTCTGGGTTGGAACGGTCAAGTGTTCGACGGTCTTGACATTGGCCCCCGTGATAACGACACACGAGCGATCTTTGAGAAGCTGGAAGCCGGCGAGTCACCAGCAGAGGTGCTGCAAGAGATCGAAGGCCC CTTCGCTTTCATTTACCTCAGC TTCGAAACCAATGTCGTACACTTTGCGCTCGACCCACTGTCCCGCCGCTCTCTTCTTATCCACGTTCCTGAACCGGGATCCTCGTGCCAGACCTTGATCCTAACCTCCTCTCGAAGCGCTGAGGGTCGTCGTCAAGGTGTGCCAATGAGGGCACTtaacggcggcgagggaggaTCGGTGGACCTGTCCAAGCTGTCACGGGGCGACTGTGTG GGCATCGATTTTGAGCAGGCAGTTCACCTTGTTTCCCAACCGGTGCGTACGACCTGTCTGGACTGGGAGAGCGTGCGGCTCACCAAACAGCATCGTGTCGCGACCGTGAATACAAGCGAGGCCCCGTCAACCAGTCTCGGCGCGGAGCCTGCCTTGGCCGAGTGCAATACCTTCGTCAAGAACTTGTTGGGCAGCGTCCGACGACGCGTAGAGAACATCCCTCCACCCCTACCAGG TACAAGTACCGCAAGAGTCGCGCTGCTTTTCTCGGGCGGAGTTGATTGCACCTTGCTCGCCTCTCTGGTCCATCA ATGCGTCCCTATCGATGAACCCATTGAGCTCATCAACGTTGCCTTCGAGGGGCCACAGAAGGAGGTTCATCGATCTGCCCGACAGCAGCCTCCAAAGATCGCTACGTACAATGTCCCCGACCGTGTGTCTGGGCGCGAGGCTGTAATGGAGCTGCAAGCCTCCTGCCCAGGTCGACACTTTCAGTTTGTCGAGGTGAATGTCACAATCGAG GAAAGCCGTAGCCATAGGCAATCGATCGTGGATGTCATGTACCCGAGCAACACTGGTGTGTAG
- the LIG4 gene encoding DNA ligase 4 has translation MVSSVRSSTDSGVTRRASAISQRRPSPVPHQRGPPEGHGRQEPTPLPVAALTALCLSRASEAFMFAVIFPYINEMMHDFGVPQESVGLWSAAAESALMITEAVTAPMYAPLADRYGRRAVFVPLVALWAVFALAFGFVRSAFSAVLLRACLGLLAGVGVISRTIIGELCDKSNRIQCFALFSPSFTIGVTVAPIIGGFLSRPVPRLLPESFTLFVTYPYLLPAIAASATGVAAAWASSVSLPETLPPSLREARSSVASASEGRKLGGLETLVKNRSFQNVLLVYGLANIIMFSWEAIYPLFAFTDKNLGGLQLSTQTIGLLLALGAALSIVLTIFLFPVLHRVVPENAYLTFCLVQYPIAVLLFPAAWAANRDYPVAGRLSGTAWAILTAAITRSVGVFVVSSFFSISTTAKSPYSLKRQLRDRERPVYNLKEALMARCYIEVLGLDKHSEAAQRLIKWKQPVEGQREGFSGDFARVCYQEIQARSVVEEGKLSIDDVNDLLDELAKGRMKQHEYVPILRRINEQCTPTQQEWIIRIILKDLRISFKEKGVLGAFHPDAMALFNVCSDLKRVCWTLYEPEIRLEKNQTSIELFRCFLPQLCHRSPSSSLDASAKLVGAPAKEFIMEEKLDGERIQLHMRGNGAEWFYCSRKAKDYTYLYGAHVGEGSLTQHISGAFQDGVRNIILDGEMMVWDPVLDKYLAFGSLKTAALDAVADETTPRPCFKIFDILYLNDKCLTGFRLSERKRLLKSGRVFKGLDNFRGRLEFVDERVGQNGKDIRAMLESVLESKGEGIVVKRIDSTYQTNSRGADWVKVKPEYADQMGENLDLMVLGGWWGQGGRTGKISSLLCGLRVPQDDEGTGDTPAFVTFAKVGSGMSYEDYDWIKNHHKDDWRPFERNNPLPWLTLGAVGIDDKPDVYINPEKSFVIEVKASEITLAAGNYGAGYTLRFPRCRFIHWDRSSREHPSSDEHRDRDMWNCLSLDEFTALLNGPQKRYVDDEAGSTRKKRKTTTSRKVELFESFRGQKIVDTAESHIFSGITFYIPKDSADHTKQELEAIVCKHGGDFTQAQLADNSARVISSDDKSPRVKAQIRKGNSIVKPQWIFESIKRKKPLPLIKDLLVFASEVDKDTRYYNKSLEELDETTLIRDRTGLILPNDQLSGNANALASDGSQLSDTVAGSELDPVSNPTPSAANTELELDWGLGASQTTAQLHGDGHLDSDSEDETEDDSGNQESADEGDDGDASPSPPRTDSATLPSTDKALFPLLEPGKPPPDYQPMGETLQVDTYDDDLIFSHLVFYLDTADNAAANGLTSSTPNPASVERLLHAERLLKENGGRITGDVLDPKLTHIVMDDDDSGRYVELVRKTSRPKHKHIVLPSWVTESVDEETLMNEDGHKPS, from the exons ATGGTCTCAAGCGTTCGGTCATCCACAGACTCGGGGGtgacgcggcgcgcctcaGCAATTTCTcagcgccgcccgagcccaGTCCCTCACCAAAGAGGACCTCCCGAAGGGCATGGGCGACAGGAACCCACCCCGCTGCCTGTTGCAGCGCTGACGGCCCTCTGCCTGTCGCGAGCTAGCGAGGCCTTCATGTTCGCCGTCATCTTTC CCTACATCAACGAAATGATGCACGACTTCGGGGTGCCTCAGGAATCAGTCGGCCTCtggtcagcagcagcg GAATCTGCCCTCATGATTACCGAGGCGGTCACTGCTCCGATGTACGCGCCTCTGGCCGATCGATACGGCAGGCGCGCAGTGTTTGTTCCGCTCGTGGCTCTGTGGGCGGTCTTCGCCCTGGCTTTTGGGTTTGTGAGGAGTGCATTCTCTGCTGTTCTGCTACGAGCTTGCT TGGGGCTTCT TGCCGGCGTGGGTGTCATCTCTCGCACCATTATCGGCGAGCTGTGCGACAAGAGCAACCGTATTCAAT GCTTTGCTCTGTTCTCACCCTCGTTCACCATCGGAGTGACCGTTGC CCCCATCATCGGCGGCTTCCTGTCACGACCAGTACCTAGGCTCCTGCCAGAATCCTTTACTCTCTTCGTTACGTACCCTTATCTTTTGCCCGCTATCGCTGCGAGTGCAACAGGagtggcagcagcatggGCCTCCTCCGTTTCTCTCCCCGAG ACACTGCCTCCGTCCTTGAGGGAGGCTCGAAGCTCAGTCGCCTCGGCAAGTGAGGGACGGAAGTTGGGAGGACTGGAGACCTTGGTCAAAAACAGGTCTTTCCAGAATGTGCTCCTTGTGTACGGGC TCGCGAACATCATCATGTTCTCTTGGGAGGCTATCTACCCGCTGTTCGCGTTTACCGACAAGAACCTGGGCGGTCTCCAGCTTTCC ACGCAGACCATCGGTCTTCTGCTCGCCTTGGGCGCGGCATTGTCCATCGTCCTGACCATCTTCTTGTTCCCCGTCCTGCACCGGGTTGTGCCAGAGAACGCATACTTGACATTCT GCCTTGTCCAGTATCCAATCGCTGTCCTGCTTTTCCCCGCAGCATGGGCCGCTAATAGGGATTACCCTGTTGCTGGTCGCCTGAGTGGAACGGCATGGGCGATTCT TACTGCGGCTATCACCCGCTCTGTTGGTGTCTTTGTGGTATCGTCATTCTTCTCCATCTCCACAACTGCCAAGTCGCCTTACTCGTTAAAGCGACAGCTG CGGGACCGCGAGCGACCAGTATACAATCTCAAAGAGGCATTAATGGCGCGATGCTACATCGAggtgctcggcctcgacaaaCACAGTGAGGCGGCCCAGAGGCTGATCAAGTGGAAGCAGCCAGTGGAAGGACAG CGAGAAGGATTCTCGGGTGACTTTGCGCGGGTCTGCTACCAGGAGATTCAGGCTCGCTCAGTTGTTGAAGAGGGGAAACTCAgcatcgacgacgtcaaTGACCTGCTCGATGAGCTGGCCAAGGGTCGAATGAAGCA ACACGAATACGTGCCGATTCTTCGTCGGATCAATGAGCAGTGCACACCAACCCAGCAAGAATGGATCATCCGCATCATTCTGAAGG ATCTCCGGATATCTTTCAAAGAGAAAGGTGTTCTTGGCGCGTTTCACCCAGACGCCATGGCCCTCTTCAACGTGTGCTCTGACCTCAAGCGCGTGTGCTGGACCCTCTACGAACCGGAGATCCGACTGGAGAAGAAC CAAACGAGCATCGAATTGTTCCGGTGCTTCTTGCCTCAACTCTGCCATCGTTCACCCTCTTCGTCACTAGACGCTTCAGCCAAACTCGTTGGCGCTCCTGCAAAGGAGTTCATCATGGAGGAGAAGCTGGATGGGGAACGAATTCAGCTCCACATGCGCGGAAATGGGGCAGAGTGGTTTTACTGCTCACGCAAAGCGAAAGATTACA CCTACCTCTACGGAGCCCATGTGGGAGAGGGGAGCCTCACGCAACACATCTCAGGGGCCTTCCAAGATGGTGTTAGAAA TATCATTCTTGACGGAGAGATGATGGTGTGGGACCCCGTTTTGGACAAGTACCTCGCATTCGGAAGCCTCAAGACGGCTGCTCTTG ACGCTGTCGCCGATGAAACAACGCCTCGGCCATGCT TCAAAATCTTTGACATTCTCTATCTGAATGACAAGTGCCTTACCGGTTTCCGGCTTTCTGAACGCAAGCGCCTTCTCAAGTCTGGCAGGGTATTCAAAGGCCTCGACAACTTCCGCGGTCGTCTGGAGTTTGTGGATGAGCGGGTGGGGCAGAACGGGAAGGACATCCGCGCCATGCTGGAAAGCGTTCTTGAATCCAA GGGCGAAGGAATCGTGGTGAAGCGAATAGATAGCACCTATCAAACCAACTCTCGCGGAGCCGACTGGGTCAAGGTGAAGCCTGAGTATGCGGACCAGATGGGCGAG AATCTTGATCTCATGGTGCTAG GCGGCTGGTGGGGACAAGGTGGCCGAACAGGCAAGATATCCAGCCTTCTTTGCGGGTTGCGCGTTCCACAGGACGACGAAGGAACAGGCGATACGCCAGC ATTCGTTACGTTTGCCAAGGTTGGCTCTGGAATGAGTTATGAGGACTACGACTGGATCAA GAATCACCACAAGGATGACTGGCGCCCATTTGAACGCAACAACCCACTCCCGTGGCTCACATTGGGGGCAGTTGGGATTGACGATAAGC CTGATGTCTACATCAATCCAGAGAA ATCATTCGTCATCGAAGTCAAGGCCTCGGAGATCACTTTGGCCG CTGGCAATTATGGTGCGGGCTACACTCTTAGGTTCCCTCGGTGCCGCTTCATTCATTGGGACCGAAGTAGCCGCGAACATccgagcagcgacgagcatCGCGATCGTGACATGTGGAACTGC CTCAGCCTCGATGAATTCACAGCCCTGCTGAATGGACCACAGAAGCGCtacgttgacgacgaggcaggcTC GACGAGGAAAAAGCGGAAAACCACCACGAGCCGCAAGGTTGAACTCTTCGAGAGTTTCCGTGGCCAGAAGATTGTGGACACTGCGGAGAGCCATATCTTCAGTGGTATCACCTTTT ATATCCCAAAGGATTCTGCAGATCACACCAAGCAAGAACTTGAAGCCATTGTCTGTAAACATGGGGGCGACTTCACTCAGGCGCAACTGGCAGATAACTCGGCAAGGGTGATTTCGAGCGACGATAAGA GCCCCCGAGTGAAAGCGCAAATCCGGAAGGGAAACAGCATCGTGAAGCCTCAGTGGATCTTCGAGTCCATCAAACGGAAGAAGCCACTGCCCCTCATTAAAGA TTTGCTCGTATTTGCATCGGAAGTGGACAAGGATACTCGTTACTACAACAAGAGCTTGGAAGAGCTGGACGAGACAACGTTGATTCGCGACCGTACAGGGCTGATCCTGCCAAACGATCAGCTTTCAGGCAACGCGAACGCACTCGCTTCGGATGGCTCCCAACTCTCTGATACGGTAGCAGGATCAGAGCTTGACCCCGTTTCCAATCCGACGCCGTCTGCTGCGAACACCGAGCTGGAGCTAGACTGGGGACTCGGTGCCTCTCAGACGACTGCACAGCTTCACGGTGACGGCCACCTTGACTCTGATAGTGAAGACGAAACCGAGGACGATAGTGGCAACCAAGAATCAGCCGACGAAGGTGATGACGGCGATGcctcaccgtcgccgccgcggaccgACTCTGCGACTCTTCCAAGCACAGACAAGGCTCTCTTCCCCCTTCTTGAACCAGGCAAACCGCCACCTGAT TATCAGCCGATGGGGGAAACACTCCAGGTAGACACGTATGACGACGATCTG ATCTTCTCGCACCTGGTCTTTTATCTGGACACTGCGGATAATGCCGCAGCGAATGGGTTgacctcgtccacgccgaATCCTGCCTCCGTCGAGCG ACTACTACACGCTGAGCGTCTACTGAAGGAGAATGGCGGCCGCATTACTGGCGACGTACTTGACCCCAAACTCACCCACATTGTCATGGATGACGATGATTCTGGGCGCTATGTGGAACTCGTCCGCAAGACTTCTCG TCCCAAGCATAAGCACATCGTCCTCCCATCTTGGGTTACCGAGAGTGTGGATGAGGAGACACTGATGAATGAAGACG GACACAAGCCAAGTTGA
- the FOXJ1 gene encoding Forkhead box protein J1, producing the protein MPSYDFNIHEPSYPDMLQGISPARALGPAPPQPQPFATPNSNDSHTTPTNAHTYKPTMLSSSSASSSTEADSSVDRPSRHSVMIETSDDENDSPTKRVRDRVPAFESSQGEGSGRSMMPPKKVTAISTRPQRPTAPPKPLPAAVGRTSAKFAKVAEDPGVEGIPPGVRSLERPSQSFACIIGQAILRSAAGGLSLEHIYRYVETAYPYFKSVDQWRNSVRHNLSIHKIFVTIPRTEKHPPGKGGIWIIDENEKVHWPSEDKFIKNFPSSHPHHAVCRQTRHERQLEQRAREKAEAEGREYVAKKGKKGRAKLVAKDEGHKTPELSRPPPFMLSDHHPGSHHGPSHPPQMAVSLPPPPPHHHAIPPQPRMMPPPPPSSPPRPPSLHPSSFDFEDDGDFVPMETSEGDRPLPPLQFGELSKPKMGPLSHANMPPPPRFGGDAMRPPLDYGDKRGLRDDDDENVFTSGPKRVRLARPEPLSPIHEQQSATSSFLHDDADMFITPSRATSRTTQLSGSAQFGSSALKTPALVQTSSSPTSSPMPPTITRTSHHHPSALQQAWTHDDLAQTTPTSPGKLDAAFDLKPSVLKSDHLVRDDDSIVHSLVPHAADRGPPKTPVTRSSAAADRTPRLGGLRTPGMIHKTPLTYGSPARPPPSASAHLSTPLWEISGVLDRMNAAESPTRTPRSPNVPPTSPTHYSLSDCGDSPIAKRRKMTVA; encoded by the exons ATGCCCAGTTATGACTTCAACATCCATGAA CCTTCGTACCCAGACATGTTGCAAGGAATCTCCCCGGCCCGTGCCCTAGGACCTGCTCCCCCGCAACCACAACCCTTTGCCACTCCCAACTCGAACGACTCGCATACTACCCCCACCAATGCCCACACCTACAAGCCAACCATGCTGTCGTCCTCTTCGGCGTCGTCCAGCACGGAGGCGGACAGCTCGGTTGATCGTCCGTCCAGGCATAGCGTCATGATCGAAACAAGCGACGATGAGAACGACTCGCCTACCAAGCGCGTTCGAGACCGCGTCCCTGCGTTCGAATCGTCGCAGGGTGAGGGCTCGGGCAGGTCCATGATGCCTCCAAAGAAGGTCACTGCCATTTCCACGCGGCCTCAACGCCCAACTGCTCCTCCAAAGCCCCTACCAGCAGCCGTTGGCCGAACGAGCGCCAAGTTTGCCAAGGTTGCAGAGGACCCAGGTGTAGAGGGCATTCCCCCTGGAGTACGCTCCCTGGAGAGGCCTTCGCAGTCCTTTGCTTGCATCATCGGACAAGCCATTCTACGATCTGCCGCTGGGGGTCTGTCTCTCGAGCACATCTATCGCTACGTGGAAACAGCCTACCCGTACTTCAAATCCGTCGACCAATGGCGCAATTCGGTTCGTCATAACCTCTCGATTCACAAGATTTTTGTCACCATTCCGAGGACAGAAAAGCACCCCCCAGGCAAGGGTGGCATCTGGATCATCGACGAGAACGAGAAGGTACACTGGCCATCTGAGGACAAGTTTATCAAGAACTTTCCGTCCTCTCATCCCCACCACGCAGTCTGCCGTCAGACTCGTCACGAGAGGCAGCTGGAGCAACGCGCGCGGGAGAAGGCAGAGGCAGAAGGACGTGAATATGTCGCCAAGAAGGGGAAGAAGGGAAGGGCAAAGTTGGTTGCCAAGGATGAGGGCCACAAGACGCCTGAACTTTCCAGACCACCACCATTCATGTTGtccgaccaccaccccggCTCACACCATGGTCCTTCCCATCCCCCACAGATGGCCGTTTcccttccccctcctcctccacaccaccacgccatTCCTCCACAGCCTCGGATGatgccgcctccacctccgtcgtctccacctcggcccccAAGCCTGCACCCCTCGTCGTTCGACTTTGAGGACGATGGCGACTTCGTTCCGATGGAGACATCAGAAGGCGATCGACCCCTCCCACCTCTTCAGTTTGGAGAGCTCTCCAAGCCAAAGATGGGCCCCCTCTCTCACGCTAAcatgccaccaccacctcgcttCGGTGGAGATGCTATGCGACCCCCGCTCGACTACGGCGACAAGAGGGGCCTTcgggatgatgatgacgagaATGTCTTCACAAGCGGCCCTAAGCGGGTACGGCTTGCCCGTCCAGAGCCCCTCTCGCCCATCCACGAGCAACAATCCGCCACAAGCTCGTTCCTTCATGACGATGCCGACATGTTCATCACTCCGTCCCGTGCAACGTCTCGAACAACTCAACTCTCGGGTTCGGCACAGTTCGGATCCAGTGCCCTCAAGACCCCGGCGCTTGTCCAGACTTcttcgtcgccgacgtcgtcacCAATGCCGCCGACGATCACCAGAacctcgcaccaccaccccagcgcCCTTCAGCAAGCGTGGACGCACGATGACTTGGCCCagaccacacccacctccccaGGCAAGCTGGACGCGGCCTTCGACTTGAAACCATCTGTTCTCAAGTCAGACCATCTGGTTCGGGACGATGACAGCATCGTGCATTCGCTTGTGCCACATGCCGCCGACCGCGGTCCTCCCAAGACTCCTGTCACAAGAtcttctgctgctgcggatCGCACGCCGCGACTCGGAGGTCTGCGCACCCCAGGCATGATTCACAAGACGCCTCTCACGTACGgcagcccagctcggcccCCACCATCGGCGTCTGCTCATCTCTCTACCCCCTTATGGGAGATAAGCGGTGTTCTTGATCGCATGAACGCGGCCGAGTCCCCAACCCGCACTCCGCGCTCTCCAAACGTCCCACCAACAAGCCCAACTCACTACTCGCTGAGTGACTGCGGCGACTCGCCCATCGCGAAGCGGCGCAAGATGACTGTGGCTTGA